GAAAACACTTCAGCATTTGTTCACTTTTTAAGGATGACCTAGGGTTAGATTTTTGAGGGTGGACAATATGCCTGATCAGGAAAATGACTTTCATACGAGACTAATATTTGCGCAGATCGACCAGGAAACGATAAAGGACCTTCAGGGGTTGTGGCCCGTTCTACAGCCTGCGTTGGACGGCGTGCTCGCCGAGTTCTATGCGCATGTTAGGACACGTCCGGAGCTGGCGGCGCTGGTGGGAGATCAGCAACCGCGTCTGGTGTCAGCGCAAAAGCAGCATTGGGAGAAACTGTTTACCAGCGGCTTCGACCAGGCCTATCGCGACAGCATCAACAGGATTGGCCACGTCCATTGCCAGATCGGTCTCGAACCGCGCTGGTATATCGCCGGATACCGGTTTGTGCTGATCCGGTTGCATGAATTTCTCGTCCGCAAATATCGCCTGTCCGGCAAGAACCTTGGCAGGATGCTCGACCACGTGACATCGGCAGTCATGCTGGACATGGATCTTGCGATTTCCACGTATGAGGAAAGGCTTCTTCAGGAACGTGCCGAACAGACGGACAGACTGAACCGGGCCATAAGTGGATTTCAGGAACGCGTCGAGGCCCCGCTCGCGTCTGTTGACGAGGATGCCCGCGGTGTCGCCGATGAAGCTGAACAGCTCGCAGCTGTCTCAATGTCAGCCCGGGATCAGGTCAGTGCCGCGGGCACGGCTTCGAGCGAATCCAATCTCAGCGTCCAGACCGTGGCTTCGGCAACGGAAGAACTCTCCAGTTCGATCCAGGAAATCTCCAAGCAGATCAGCGGCGCTTCACAGATCGCCAGTCAGGCCGCCGGGGGAACGGAAGAATCCAGCCAGAAGGTCGCCAGTCTGGCTGGCGCGGCACAAAAAATCGGAGATGTGGTCGGGCTCATTCAGGCCATCGCCGAACAGACAAATTTGCTCGCCTTGAACGCAACGATCGAAGCAGCGCGTGCGGGGGATGCCGGCAAGGGCTTTGCGGTTGTTGCAAGCGAGGTCAAAACACTTGCAGAGCAAACGGCCAAGGCGACAGAAGAAATCAGCCAGCAGGTTCTCGAAATCCAGGAAAGTACCGACAATGCGGTTGCGTCGATCCAGACGATCTCGGAAGTCGTCAATCAGCTGGATGAGATGACTGCGTCAATTGCTGCTGCTGTTGAGGAACAGGGAGCTGCGACCCAGGAAATATCGCACAGCGTGCAGACAGTCGCGGCGGGAGCTCAGACACTTGACGAGAACATATCCGGTGTCGGTGACGCCGTTGAAACGACCGATGGTGCAGCCACCAATCTGAGATCGGCTGCGAGCAGAATGTCTGAAAGCGCGAATTCCATCTCCAATGAAATCCGCGCCTTTTTCGACACCTTGAAGACGGGGACCTAGGGCACCGGTTTCAGGTTCCGGCTGCGACGATGTCTGTGTCGTCGCGGCTTCCCCATTCCGCCCAGGATCCATCGTACAGGGCCAGGTCACGCGCGCCCAGGATGGTCAGCGCGAGCGTCAATATGGCGGCCGTCACGCCGGAGCCGCAGGTGGTTGTGACGGGCCTGGAAAGGTCGACACCGGCCTTTTCGAAGACTTCCTTGAGCTCATCTCGTGACAGGAACGTGCCGTTTTCCCGGATAAGCTGGGTAAAGGGCAGGTTCAGCGCCGTCGGCATGTGCCCCTTGCGCAATCCGGCGCGCGGTTCCGGGGCTTCTCCGGAAAAACGTTCGGCAGAACGTGCATCCAGGATCTGGCGGTTTCCGGTGGCGATTGCCGTTTTTATGTCGCCCAGATCGGCCACGGCGCCGTTGTTGAGGCGCGCAGAGAAATGGCTCTGAACGCGCCGTGTATCGTCATCGACGAAGGGCCGCCCTTCGGCGCGCCATTTCGGAAACCCGCCATCCAGGACATAAACGCGTTCCGCACCCATGCTGCGCAGCGTCCACCAAACTCGCGGAGCGGAGTAGAAGCCAAAGTCATCATAGACCACCAGCGTCTGGCCATCTCCAATGCCGAGTTTCCGCATGGCAGAAGAAAAAACATGCGGCGCGGGCAGCATATGCGGCAGCTCGCTGGAGGTGTCGCAGATTTCATTGACGTCAAAGAAGATGGCACCCGGAACATGCGCATTCGGATAGACCGGAGGTGCATCCGGATGGGTAACTGGCGGCATCCAGGCATTGATGACCACCAGATCCGGCGACGACAAGTGATCGGCCAGCCATTGAGTGGATACGAGCGGATGGTCAGTCATCTTGTTTCCTCAGGTCTCGAGAAGGTCTTTGGACCGGTGCCATTCTTCAATGGACTGGTCGGGATAGTGCTGGAAATGAATGTGACCCGGGCCATCTGGAACATCGATCCAGTCCGGTTTGTAGGCCAACATGATATGGACCGTTTCAGGTGGCACAGGCAAGGGGGTATCAATTGATCCGGCATGCGGATGGATCAGTTCCGGCCAGCGAGGGTCCCAGACCCATAGGTGCGAACCGCAAGAACGGCAGAAGTGACGTTCCGCAGGGCTGGTTTTACCGTCAAGGATCGCGTTGTAGACGGACTTGGACTCAGCGCCCTGAACCTTCAAGCTGCCTGCATCTGCCATCAGATTGATCGCATATCCACCGCTGCCGCCGACCTTTCGGCAAATGGAGCAATAACAGCGCATATACGGATAAGGGGCCTTGCTCTCCAGTTCGAAGGAGATGGCACCGCAACGACAGCTTCCTGATAATTTCATGTCCGGCCTCCCGGTTCAGCCACAGGCGTGCGCGCGCCTCAATCCGTCAGGCGGATTCGCACGCGCCTGTTCTGTTTGCCCTTTTTCTCGATTTTTCCAAGTTCGAGCGGGCCGATTTCGGAGGTCTTGCCCACATGCGTGCCACCACAGGGCTGCAAATCGACATCGCCTCCGATGCGCACCAGACGCACCCGCCCGGAACCGCGAGGTGGTTTTACCGACATGGTTTTCACAAGGTCCGGATTGGCGTCCAGCTCTTCGTCCGTAATCCACTCGGTCGTGACATCGTGGTCGCCGCCGGCAAGCTCGTTGAGTGTTTCAAGTAATGCTTCCCTGTCGACGGTTTCTTCACCCATGTCGAAGTCCAGGCGGCCTTCACCGTCACCTATCTGGCCGCCCGTAACAGGATAGGGCAGGGCAACGGACAGCAAGTGAAGGGCCGTATGCATGCGCATCAGCCGGTAGCGGCGCGACCAGTCGATATGTGCCGTCAAACGGCTTCCGATTTCGGGAACTGCCTGTCCCTCTGCGGGAACGTGCACAACAGTCGACTTGTCAGCGTCATAAACAGCGGTCGCGATTTCGATGCGGCTACCGTCTTCCAGTTCAAGACTGCCGCAGTCGCCGGGCTGGCCGCCGCCGGTCGCATAAAACACTGTCCGGTCGAGCAAAATTCCACCACGTTCATTGACGTTTTGCACCACGGCCTCGCAGGTCCGAAGATAGGCGTCGTCTCGAAACAAAGGGGTGGTCATTAGGCTCTCCAGGGTCCGGCAATGGTCTGACTTGAGCAACGTTCGGCCAACTACGCAAGGGCTAAAATTTTGAGTCTTGCCGGATGCACCACAGACAACGCCCGCAAACCGACTGGTTCGCGGGTGTTGGCACAAAACGGGTTTAAAGGACTTCTGGTGACTGCCTCAGTTAGGAGACCGTCGACTAGTCCTCAAAATTCAGGTCGACAAATCCTTCCGTCCAGTTCTGCTTGTTCGAGACGCCTTTGGCGTTGGTGAAAACGGGTTGATCCGTCTCTTCCCGCGTCACCGTGAAGCACAGTTTGCCCCACCCGTCCGCGCTCCAGTCTTCGCAATAATGGCCCTTGCCGTCGATTTCGACGGCCTCCCACGGGATATTGCGGATCATGTCGCCTTTGACCACAACAACGGCGATACCGTCCTGATGGTTGTTCTGACGGTATTGAGTGACACCATCCGGAAAGAAGCCATAGATTGAATTGCCCGACATCATCGTCTTGATTTCGTCTGCGGTCAGGTTGACAGGATCGGCCAGTGCCAAAGGTGCGATTGTCACTGTCATCAGCAGAAACAGACCCAATCGTTCAATTCCGGGTTTGAAGTTGTGCATTTGGTCCTCGGCGAGATTTCATCCATGTGTCTCAACCCCTTGGCTAAGTCCAAGCGGCGGCGTTATCTTGTTCTGGAGGTTGACGGAGGCCTGTGAATATCCGTGCCAAAATTTCGGGCAGGCAGAAAACTGATGACCGCAGGACAGCAAAAGCCGGTGAAGGCGCCCTTCGGCGAAGCCTATGCGGTTCACTGGAACTGGTGGCTGCGGACGTTTGCCCAACAGGCCATGCAGCGTTATCCGGAGCTCTACGAGGGTGACGCGAGCATCATAGCCGCGGCGACAGATCCGCTGACACCGATCGACCGGCTCTACCGGCAGCGTGGCAGTGACGCAGTTTTCTGGCTGGCACGGGCACTTGGGCGGCCAAAAGCATTCGATGTGCTCAGCCTTGTTCTGACCTCGTCACCGACTGTGTCGGAACTCGTCCGGCGGTGGCGCGGTTTTCTTGCGCTTCAAGCCGATGTTCGCTTCAAGGAAACCGCCGGAAAAAGTTGCTTTGTTTCGCGCGAACTCGGGCCCGACTTGGTCCTGTCCCCATATCTGATTAGTCCGGCCAACAGGAAACCTTATGGACCGGCGATGCTTGCTGGTGTCGCCGCCGGCACGCTCGACAGTGCCGGTTTGGTTTTGGCAGGCATCTGGTCGATACCGCGCGGGCGCGCCGCTCAACCGCTCTACCGGTTTGGAACATTTGTCGGTGAAGCCCTGGATTTTGACAGTGATATTGTCTTCCGGCTGGCGGAGGGCGACGACACCATGCACGTGAAACCCGCACATCCGCCGCATATCGAGTTTCAGCACCTGAGGAGGGGAGAGGGCAAAATGGTGCATACCGGATTGCTCGCCCGTGTCATCTCCACTCTCGAAAACGTTCACGGAGCTCACGCCGGACTGCCTGCGACCGCTGCCCGAATCGGGATGTCTCCACGCAGTCTGTCGCGCCGGTTGTCGGAGGCAGGGCTTGGCTACGGCCAGCTGGCACGTTTCATACGCTTGAGATCGGCCACACAAATGCTTGCCCGGGTGCCACCAACCTCGAAGACGTCGCCTATTTCTCCGGATATTCGGACCGGCATCATCTGTCGCGGGAATTTCGAAAGCTGGCGGAGGTCGGCCCATCCGGCTTGAGGGATCTCCTGGCCGGCGCACCGTATTGACATGAAAACTGCAGACGTCACCTTGAAACAGGGTGCCGGGACTGGCCTGGCAACTGGTTACCGCAGAGGCATGTCGGTCAACGATTGGCGTTGGCCACAAGCAGTTTCAACGCGAATGTGCCCATGATACCGGCAAAAGCCCAGTCAAACGTCCGCATGAAAGCCGGCGAGGATTTCAAGAACTTGGCAAAGGCACTTGCACCTAGCACCATCAAGACACAGATGGGGGTTCCGAGAGCAACAAAATAGAAGCCGAGAAACAGCAGTTTCCCGACTGCGTGCGGATCGCTTGCGCTGACGAATTGCGGCAGAAACGTAACGAAAAAGAGCACGATTTTCGGGTTGAGGATGTTGACGCCGAGTGCTTGCAGCCAGACCCTGTGGAACGGTTGTTTGCGAACTTTGACCGCTTCAAGCGCGAAACTGGACCCGTTTCGAACCGCCTGGTAGGCGAGCCAGATCAGATAGGCGGCGCCGACGACTTTCAGGATCGTAAAGGCGAGTTCCGAGGCGGCCAGGAGCGCAGAGACGCCGATGGCGGCCAGAACCGTGTGCACAACCAGGCCTGCGGTTGCGCCGAAAACGGCTGCGAGGCCCGCCATGCGACCTTGTGTGAGCGTCTTGCTCATAAACAGCGTCATGTCCGGTCCTGGCGTAATGGAAAGCACCAGGCAGGCGGCGGTAAAGGCAAGAAGCGTGGAGACGTCTGGCAGGAAAGTCATTGATGAGGGGCCCTGGTAAGCGCGAGGGCGCCAATCTAGGGCAAAGCCGGAAGATAAACCAGAGCGTGCGGCGCCAAAATGCCCGTCAATTACAGGATCGGGGAAAGTAGTCTGGCTCCCTGAGCCAGCACCCGGAATACATAACTGCGAGACTGAAAAGCGTCCGGCCAGGTCAGCCGTGCATTCTGAAAATCAGTAGTCAGCATGGTTTCGACATTCCGGATCATCCGCTCGTGGGTGAACCACAATGTCAGCTCGAAATTGATCTGGAAGGACCGATTGTCGAAATTGACCGTGCCAATGGACACAAGGTTGTCGTCCATCAGGGTAACCTTGGAGTGAAGGAACCCGTCCGTATAACGATAGACCTTTACGCCACGCTGAACGAATGTGTCTTCATAGGCATGGCTTGCCAGCCACACCGTCCAGTGATCCCGTTTCTCGGGCAGAAGAATGCGCACATCCACACCCCGCATGGCGGCCGCGCATAGCGCGGTTTGCACGTCGAGAGATGGTACCAGATAGGGTGTCGTGATCCAGAGCCGCCGCTTGGCCTGCGCCGCCGCTTCGACGAAGGCAAGGGCACATTCCTCCAGCTTGTCGGCCGGTCCGGTTGGCATCACAAGCACCGATTCATCGCCAGGCATCGGGATTTCGGTGACCTGGGGCAGTTCGATCTGATTGCCGCTGGCCCAGAGCCAGTCTTCGACAAAGGAGAGCGCACAGGCAACCGCAGCAGGGCCTTCGACCCGAACATGCGTGTCCCGCCAGTGTCCGAACCATTTGTTGCGCCCGACATATTGGTCAGCCACATTGTGCCCACCGACAAAGGCCTCGACATGGTCGACGACGACCAGTTTGCGGTGGTTGCGATAATTGAGCCTCATCGGACCCAGCAATCTGAGGAATTTGTGGTTTTCATTGAAACCGCAAACGCGCACACCGGCGTCCTTCAGGCGGTGGATGAACTCTCGCGACAGCGCGTGGCTGCCAACATCGTCATAGAGGAAATAGACCTCGACACCTGTCTTTGCCCGCTCGATCAACGCAGCGGCCATTTCGCGGCCGAGTGCGTCATCATGAATGGCAAAAAACTGGAAGAAAATGACGGTTTTCGCGCGTGCGATTGCGTCCTTGATTGCGCCGAAGGTTGCTTCGCCATCGATCAGGAGACTGGCCTTGTTGCCCGCCAGGAAGGGAACACCAGCCACACGAGACAGGACTGGCCAGTCCCGTGTTTCCTCGTGATCCGTCAGGCCGAGTTCATCCGCGCGTCGCGCCCGCTCGGACCGGCCGAGCGTCGCCTGGATCTTGGCGTAGTCGCTGAAGGAACGCCATCCGAAAACAAAGTAAAGCGGCACGGTGACATAGGGCAGAAAAAACAGTGACAGCAGCCAGGCAGCAGATCCTTGTGACGTCCGGGAATTCATGACCTCGCGTACCGCACAGATCCCGGCCGTGACGTAGAGGGCCGCAACGAAAGCCGCGACCAGCCCAAGGTTGTTGGCCATGGTGTCCAGGAGACCCGCATCTGTCACTGCGTCGTGAATCACCGTCTCAGCGGGGCCACCAGTGTCAGGGATTGCGGGAGCATCCTGTTCCATGGGTCGTTTGGCGCTTCAGCGCTCAGGCAAACGGCGGCGTGATGGTAACCTCACGCTCCAGCCAGGCCGGAACCGGCAGGTTTTTCGACCGCAGGAACTCCGGATTATAGAGTTTCGACTGATACCTTGTGCCGTGATCGCACAAGATGGTCACAATGGTTTTGCCCGGACCGAGTTCGCGTGCCAGGCGGCGTGCACCAGCCAGATTGATTGCAGACGATCCCCCCAGAAGAAGCCCTTCTTTCTCGGCAAGGTCAAAGACAAGCGGCAGGGCCTCTTCGTCCGGGATGGTCCAGGCATGATCGATCTTGAGGTCTTCGACAATCACTGTACTGCGGCCAAGACCAATGCCTTCCGAAACGGAGCCGCCTTCTGAGGCAACCGCGTCGCCCGAGGTGAAAAGCGACTGCATCGCCGCACCGCGCGGATCCGCGCAGCCGATTACGACACCGGGTTTGTTTTCCTGCAGGTAAGTGGAAACTCCGGCGAGCGTTCCACCCGAACCGACCGCACAAATGAAACCGTCGACCCGGTTGCCGGTCTGGGCCAGAATTTCCGGACCGGTGGTCGTAAAGTGGGCTTTGCGATTGTCGAGATTGTTCCACTGATCGGCAAAGATGACGCCGTTCGGCTCGGTCTTCGCCATGTCTTCAGCCAGACGGCGCGCGACATGCTGATAATTGTTCGGGTCCTTGAACGGTTTGGCCGGAACCTCGACCAACTCTGCACCGCAGAGGCGCAGCATGTCCTTCTTTTCCTGGCTCTGGGTTTCCGGTATCACGATCACCGTCCGGTAGCCGCGGGCGCTTGCCACCAGCGCCAGCCCGATGCCCGTGTTACCGGCTGTGCCTTCCACGATGACCCCACCAGGTTTCAAATCGCCACGTGCCTCGGCCTCCAGAATCATCTGGCGGGCTGGGCGGTCCTTGACGGATTGACCCGGATTCATGAATTCCGCTTTTCCAAGGATCTCGCAACCGGTTTCCTCGGAAAGGGCCTTCAGGCGGATGAGGGGCGTGTTCCCGATCGCATCGACAACAGAAGCGGACACAGACATATTATTGGTTCCTGGCTGATCTGTTCCGGAGCTCATGCCGGACAGATTTTTCTGACGAGCACCGGACGCTAAAGGTCTCCGGCACCTTGATCAAGTTTGCAATGTAATGTGATGAGATCTGAATACCAGCCGGGAACACCGTGGAATCAGGCTTTTTTGCAGTCCGATTGAAGGTGGGCCGGCAATTAATCGGCCCAGAAGCTGGACTGAATCTCAATTTCAAATATTTATGGTGTAAATGATGATCCAAGCAACGCGGCGCAGCGTAACGCGCTTAAGATAACTTAAGACGCTGGAGTTTTATGAGAGCGGCAATGGAAAAGAACGTGACCGGAATGGATGAACTGCTGGCCGGCTACGCGGCCGGGACCTTGTCCTATCCGGCCCAGGCACTGGTTGGTGCGCATCTCGAGCTGAGCGGCCAGAACCGCAGCTATGTCTCGTCACTGGAGACACTTGCCGGTTCGGGTCTCGAGAGCTGCGAACCCGTTGCTCTATCTGATCGCGAGACGGCACTCTCTGCCATATTCGAGACCGACGCCGCCGATCTCAACGACAATCTTCCTGGAGCCCCGTTGACACGGGCTGCTGGCATGCAGACGTCCGGTGTTCCCGGGTCCCTTCAGGCAATTGTCGGGGACACGCTTGAAAACCTTCCGTGGAAAACACTGCTGCCGGGTGTCAAGGAATGCAAGTTTGAAGAGATCGATGGCTGCAACAGCAGCCTCCTGTGGGTGCGAGCGGGCCGCGCGATGCCCTCCCATACGCATCACGGCACTGAATTGACGCTGGTCCTGAAAGGCGGGTTCCGGGACGAGGACGGGCATTACGTTGCAGGCGACCTTGCCTATGCCGACGGAGATGTCGATCACAAGCCTGTGGCAGACGAGGGCGAAGACTGCATCTGTTTCGCTGTGACTGCAGGCCGCCTGCAGCTGACAGGCCCGGTCGGACGATGGTTTGCGCCCTTCATGCGTTAAATGAGATCCGACCCCCAGGTGGTTTGCGTAGAACACGCAAATCATTTGGGAGACTGTTTTGCCGAAAAAACAATATGTTGCCATTCCGGATGACGGTTGCGTCTGGATCACTGGTGCAAGTTCAGGGATCGGGCGTCAGCTTGCGATTGATCTGGCACGAGCTGGATGGACTGTCGTCGTCACGGCCAGATCCTTGTCCGCCCTTACGGAACTTGAGGAGCGGGCTGCCGATCTGAGCGGACGGATCTGTGCCTATGCAGGCGACGTGGCAAACACCGAGCTGATGGAGCACATGGCGGCGGAGATCGAGGAACACCTTGGACCGGTGGTGCTTCTGGTTGCGAATGCCGGCATCTATCTGCCGCAGGACGGTCTCTCCGGTCATGTCGAAGACTATCGCAAAACCTTCGAGGTCAACCTCATGGGGACGGTCAACGTTCTGTTGCCGGTGATCAATCGCATGAAGGAAAGGGGCAGGGGACAGATCGGTGTTGTGTCATCGGTGGCCGGCTATGGCGGTCTGCCGACATCTGCGGCCTACGGAGCGAGCAAGGCGGGCCTGATCAACATGGTCGAGTCGCTGAAGTTCGATCTGGATCTCGCCGGTATTCGCATTCAGCTGATCAATCCGGGGTTTGTGGACACGCCCGCAACAAAGTCCAACCCGTTTCCAATGCCGCATCTGATGACGGTCGAGGAAGCCGCACGGGAAATCGTGAAAGGATTGAACCATCCGAAAAGGTTCGAAATTGCCTTTCCTGGCCCCTTTGTTCGGCAGCTCAAATTCTTGCAACTTTTGCCCTACCGGGCCTATTTTGCCCTGCTGAAGCGCACCACGGGCTGGTCACAAAAAAAGGCCGGTTAGCAACCGGCCTTTCATTTCTGCTGTCGCCAAGGCCCTCAGCCCGATTTGACATAGACCATCTGGCGCACATCGATGTTGCCGGCGCGAAAACCGGCTTCGCAATAGTGCAGGTAGAACTCCCAGAGACGCTTGAACCGTTCGTCAAACCCGAGCGGGCTGATTTGGGGCCAGGCCTGGCGGAACCGCTGTCGCCATTCCGCCAGCGTGCGGGCATAGTCCTGCCCGAAAATCTTCTGATCCATGAGGTCCAGACCCAGCGATTTGCCGATTTCCATAAGCCGGGTTGGCGGCGGAAGCATGCCGCCTGGAAAGATATAGCGCTGGATGAAGTCGGTGCCGCGCTTGTAATCCTCGAACATGGTGTCCTGGATCGTGATGATCTGCAAACCTGCCCGGCCACCCGGTTTCAGGCAGGTGGACAATTGCCGGAAGTAGGTCGGCCAGTACTTCTCTCCGACGGCCTCGAACATCTCGATTGACGCAATGCGGTCGAAGACACCTTTTTCATCTCTGTAGTCCTGAAAGACCACGTCGACCTTCTCGTTCAGGCCGGCCTTGAAAATGCGCTCGCTGGCATATTCGAACTGCTCCCTGGAGATGGTAAGCGCCCGCACATGGGCACCGACTGTCTTGGCGACATGTTCGGCAAATCCACCCCAGCCGCAGCCGATTTCCAGAACCGTGTGGTCCGGTTCAATGCCTGTTTGGCGCACAAGTGAAGCGTATTTTTCCTTTTGGGCCTGTTCGAGATTGTTGGTCTCGTTGCTGTAGATGGCCGAGGAATAGGTCATC
This genomic interval from Labrenzia sp. VG12 contains the following:
- a CDS encoding globin-coupled sensor protein, translated to MPDQENDFHTRLIFAQIDQETIKDLQGLWPVLQPALDGVLAEFYAHVRTRPELAALVGDQQPRLVSAQKQHWEKLFTSGFDQAYRDSINRIGHVHCQIGLEPRWYIAGYRFVLIRLHEFLVRKYRLSGKNLGRMLDHVTSAVMLDMDLAISTYEERLLQERAEQTDRLNRAISGFQERVEAPLASVDEDARGVADEAEQLAAVSMSARDQVSAAGTASSESNLSVQTVASATEELSSSIQEISKQISGASQIASQAAGGTEESSQKVASLAGAAQKIGDVVGLIQAIAEQTNLLALNATIEAARAGDAGKGFAVVASEVKTLAEQTAKATEEISQQVLEIQESTDNAVASIQTISEVVNQLDEMTASIAAAVEEQGAATQEISHSVQTVAAGAQTLDENISGVGDAVETTDGAATNLRSAASRMSESANSISNEIRAFFDTLKTGT
- the sseA gene encoding 3-mercaptopyruvate sulfurtransferase, producing the protein MTDHPLVSTQWLADHLSSPDLVVINAWMPPVTHPDAPPVYPNAHVPGAIFFDVNEICDTSSELPHMLPAPHVFSSAMRKLGIGDGQTLVVYDDFGFYSAPRVWWTLRSMGAERVYVLDGGFPKWRAEGRPFVDDDTRRVQSHFSARLNNGAVADLGDIKTAIATGNRQILDARSAERFSGEAPEPRAGLRKGHMPTALNLPFTQLIRENGTFLSRDELKEVFEKAGVDLSRPVTTTCGSGVTAAILTLALTILGARDLALYDGSWAEWGSRDDTDIVAAGT
- a CDS encoding GFA family protein, with protein sequence MKLSGSCRCGAISFELESKAPYPYMRCYCSICRKVGGSGGYAINLMADAGSLKVQGAESKSVYNAILDGKTSPAERHFCRSCGSHLWVWDPRWPELIHPHAGSIDTPLPVPPETVHIMLAYKPDWIDVPDGPGHIHFQHYPDQSIEEWHRSKDLLET
- a CDS encoding alanyl-tRNA editing protein, with the translated sequence MTTPLFRDDAYLRTCEAVVQNVNERGGILLDRTVFYATGGGQPGDCGSLELEDGSRIEIATAVYDADKSTVVHVPAEGQAVPEIGSRLTAHIDWSRRYRLMRMHTALHLLSVALPYPVTGGQIGDGEGRLDFDMGEETVDREALLETLNELAGGDHDVTTEWITDEELDANPDLVKTMSVKPPRGSGRVRLVRIGGDVDLQPCGGTHVGKTSEIGPLELGKIEKKGKQNRRVRIRLTD
- a CDS encoding LysE family translocator — protein: MTFLPDVSTLLAFTAACLVLSITPGPDMTLFMSKTLTQGRMAGLAAVFGATAGLVVHTVLAAIGVSALLAASELAFTILKVVGAAYLIWLAYQAVRNGSSFALEAVKVRKQPFHRVWLQALGVNILNPKIVLFFVTFLPQFVSASDPHAVGKLLFLGFYFVALGTPICVLMVLGASAFAKFLKSSPAFMRTFDWAFAGIMGTFALKLLVANANR
- the cls gene encoding cardiolipin synthase, producing the protein MIHDAVTDAGLLDTMANNLGLVAAFVAALYVTAGICAVREVMNSRTSQGSAAWLLSLFFLPYVTVPLYFVFGWRSFSDYAKIQATLGRSERARRADELGLTDHEETRDWPVLSRVAGVPFLAGNKASLLIDGEATFGAIKDAIARAKTVIFFQFFAIHDDALGREMAAALIERAKTGVEVYFLYDDVGSHALSREFIHRLKDAGVRVCGFNENHKFLRLLGPMRLNYRNHRKLVVVDHVEAFVGGHNVADQYVGRNKWFGHWRDTHVRVEGPAAVACALSFVEDWLWASGNQIELPQVTEIPMPGDESVLVMPTGPADKLEECALAFVEAAAQAKRRLWITTPYLVPSLDVQTALCAAAMRGVDVRILLPEKRDHWTVWLASHAYEDTFVQRGVKVYRYTDGFLHSKVTLMDDNLVSIGTVNFDNRSFQINFELTLWFTHERMIRNVETMLTTDFQNARLTWPDAFQSRSYVFRVLAQGARLLSPIL
- a CDS encoding cysteine synthase A — encoded protein: MSVSASVVDAIGNTPLIRLKALSEETGCEILGKAEFMNPGQSVKDRPARQMILEAEARGDLKPGGVIVEGTAGNTGIGLALVASARGYRTVIVIPETQSQEKKDMLRLCGAELVEVPAKPFKDPNNYQHVARRLAEDMAKTEPNGVIFADQWNNLDNRKAHFTTTGPEILAQTGNRVDGFICAVGSGGTLAGVSTYLQENKPGVVIGCADPRGAAMQSLFTSGDAVASEGGSVSEGIGLGRSTVIVEDLKIDHAWTIPDEEALPLVFDLAEKEGLLLGGSSAINLAGARRLARELGPGKTIVTILCDHGTRYQSKLYNPEFLRSKNLPVPAWLEREVTITPPFA
- a CDS encoding ChrR family anti-sigma-E factor, producing the protein MEKNVTGMDELLAGYAAGTLSYPAQALVGAHLELSGQNRSYVSSLETLAGSGLESCEPVALSDRETALSAIFETDAADLNDNLPGAPLTRAAGMQTSGVPGSLQAIVGDTLENLPWKTLLPGVKECKFEEIDGCNSSLLWVRAGRAMPSHTHHGTELTLVLKGGFRDEDGHYVAGDLAYADGDVDHKPVADEGEDCICFAVTAGRLQLTGPVGRWFAPFMR
- a CDS encoding SDR family oxidoreductase; translated protein: MPKKQYVAIPDDGCVWITGASSGIGRQLAIDLARAGWTVVVTARSLSALTELEERAADLSGRICAYAGDVANTELMEHMAAEIEEHLGPVVLLVANAGIYLPQDGLSGHVEDYRKTFEVNLMGTVNVLLPVINRMKERGRGQIGVVSSVAGYGGLPTSAAYGASKAGLINMVESLKFDLDLAGIRIQLINPGFVDTPATKSNPFPMPHLMTVEEAAREIVKGLNHPKRFEIAFPGPFVRQLKFLQLLPYRAYFALLKRTTGWSQKKAG
- a CDS encoding cyclopropane-fatty-acyl-phospholipid synthase family protein, with protein sequence MSEPIVLTQENLRKELKGTPRLARMAASLALKIRYGSLEIQFPDGRTYLINGREAGPHGVLKIHNWKFFRMAVQAGDVGVGEAFMAGYWSSPDVTTFLEVFCINQESTLEALQGRPISRFLLSIRHWLNSNTKRGSKRNISAHYDLGNAFYKEWLDPSMTYSSAIYSNETNNLEQAQKEKYASLVRQTGIEPDHTVLEIGCGWGGFAEHVAKTVGAHVRALTISREQFEYASERIFKAGLNEKVDVVFQDYRDEKGVFDRIASIEMFEAVGEKYWPTYFRQLSTCLKPGGRAGLQIITIQDTMFEDYKRGTDFIQRYIFPGGMLPPPTRLMEIGKSLGLDLMDQKIFGQDYARTLAEWRQRFRQAWPQISPLGFDERFKRLWEFYLHYCEAGFRAGNIDVRQMVYVKSG